The proteins below are encoded in one region of Syngnathus acus chromosome 2, fSynAcu1.2, whole genome shotgun sequence:
- the LOC119117591 gene encoding neurexophilin-2-like produces MDVWLCKMVPMGLKLTITCLWLLPSAGRETTNASDFPSQQWRADEGERGAAVGAALKVKHISKHLQIISTKYKSPAHGSLGPYGWPQNFSQALDQHQSKPHSKVPPKAKKILGWGDFYFNVKTLKFSLLVTGKIVDHINGTFSVYFRHNSSHLGNISVSIVPPSKAVGLEVLDPRVPSIQTRNSVLLSDLASHFQSTSSTSPDWHKQQQKQQKQQQQDLMVTTELNCRIEYQRTNRSKKTKPCMYDPGQTCYSENTQSQAAWICAKPFKVICIFIAFTGTDYRLVQKVCPDRNFQPDQGQQHFG; encoded by the exons ATGGATGTTTGGCTGTGCAAGATGGTGCCCATGGGTTTGAAGTTGACCATCACCTGCCTGTGGCTTCTCCCTTCGGCT GGCCGAGAAACAACCAACGCGTCTGACTTTCCAAGCCAACAATGGAGAGCAGATGAAGGAGAAAGAGGAGCTGCTGTCGGAGCGGCGTTGAAGGTGAAGCATATTTCCAAGCACTTACAAATCATCTCCACCAAATACAAATCCCCCGCACACGGATCCCTCGGCCCGTACGGCTGGCCACAGAACTTCTCCCAGGCACTCGATCAACATCAGTCCAAACCTCATTCAAAAGTCCCTCCGAAGGCCAAGAAGATTTTGGGCTGGGGTgacttttatttcaatgtgAAAACATTAAAGTTCAGTCTTCTGGTGACCGGCAAAATCGTGGACCACATCAACGGCACATTCAGTGTCTACTTCCGCCACAACTCTTCTCATTTAGGGAACATATCAGTCAGCATTGTTCCACCTTCTAAAGCTGTTGGCTTGGAGGTTCTGGATCCAAGAGTTCCAAGTATTCAGACAAGGAACTCGGTCCTCTTATCAGACCTGGCTTCCCACTTTCAGTCCACTAGCTCCACCTCCCCGGACTGGcacaagcagcagcagaagcagcagaagcagcagcagcaggacttAATGGTGACGACTGAACTCAACTGCCGCATCGAGTACCAGAGAACAAACCGGTCCAAAAAGACCAAGCCCTGTATGTATGACCCCGGTCAGACGTGCTACTCAGAAAACACTCAGTCACAGGCTGCATGGATCTGCGCCAAACCTTTTAAGGTGATTTGCATCTTCATCGCCTTCACTGGTACCGATTACAGGCTAGTGCAGAAAGTTTGCCCGGACCGCAACTTTCAGCCAGACCAGGGCCAGCAACACTTTGGATGA
- the stac3 gene encoding SH3 and cysteine-rich domain-containing protein 3, whose protein sequence is MDQEDDKNSVDIHDNPPVPDNVVKEDGDTVYFIYEEEVEVEEKEPEPPPSVIRINDKPHKFKDHYCKKPKFCDVCARMIVLNNKFALRCKNCKTNIHHACQSYVEFQKCFGKIPPGFRRAYSSPLYSSDQPDSNNPNRNDPVFDTLRVGVIMANKERKKNENDKKNMMMMMEEEEDENQQPKENEDGGEGKPEEKKEKGGEKADDKQKGTFSQSHYYLALYRFKAIEKDDLDFHPGDRITVLDDSNEEWWRGKMGEKSGYFPTNYLIKVRASERVYKVTRSFVGNREMGQITLKKDQIVVKKGDEKGGYLKVSTGRKLGYFPLNLLQEITVI, encoded by the exons ATGGACCA GGAAGATGACAAAAACTCGGTGGATATTCATGACAATCCTCCCGTTCCTGACAATGTTGTGAAGGAGGATGGAGACACG GTATACTTTATATATGAAGAGGAAGTTGAGGTAGAGGAGAAGGAACCAGAACCTCCCCCATCTGTCATCCGCATCAATGACAAGCCCCACAAGTTCAAGGACCACTACTGCAAGAAGCCCAAGTTCTGTGATGTCTGCGCTCGCATGATAGTCT TGAACAACAAGTTTGCTCTGAGGTGTAAAAACTGCAAGACCAACATCCACCATGCATGCCAGTCCTATGTGGAGTTCCAGAAGTGCTTTGGCAAAATA CCTCCTGGCTTCAGACGGGCCTACAGTTCCCCTCTGTATAGCAGCGACCAACCCGATTCAA ACAACCCAAATCGGAATGACCCGGTCTTTGACACCCTAAGGGTGGGTGTCATCATGGCCAATAAAGAAcgcaaaaagaatgaaaatgacaagaaaaat atgatgatgatgatggaggaagaggaagatgagaatcaacaaccaaaagaaaatgaggaTGGAGGAGAAG GCAAGCCTGAagagaagaaagagaaaggaggagaaaaagcaGATGACAAG caAAAAGGAACCTTCTCCCAGTCGCACTACTACTTGGCTCTCTACCGCTTCAAGGCCATAGAAAAGGATGATCTGGACTTTCA CCCTGGTGATCGCATCACAGTCCTAGATGACTCCAATGAAGAGTGGTGGAGG GGAAAGATGGGAGAGAAGAGTGGCTATTTCCCTACCAACTACCTCATAAAAGTGCGTGCATCAGAAAGAGTTTACAAGGTCACACGCTCTTTTGTTGGGAATAGAGAGATGGGACAGATCACATTGAAGAAAGACCAG ATTGTAGTGAAGAAGGGAGACGAGAAGGGCGGTTACTTGAAGGTCAGCACTGGACGCAAACTGGGCTACTTCCCCCTCAATCTGCTCCAGGAGATCACTGTGATATAA
- the ndufa4l2a gene encoding NADH dehydrogenase [ubiquinone] 1 alpha subcomplex subunit 4-like 2, translated as MIFRTAMEHAKRHPGLIPQFFFICLGMAGASLYLVRLAKGPHVTWNKTNNPEPWNKLDPTYQYKFVAITTDYENLKKDRPEF; from the exons ATGATTTTTCGGACAGCGATGGAGCATGCCAAAAGGCACCCTGGC CTAATCCCTCAGTTTTTCTTCATCTGTTTGGGAATGGCCGGTGCTAGTCTATACCTGGTCCGCCTGGCCAAAGGACCTCATGTCAC CTGGAATAAAACCAATAACCCTGAGCCCTGGAATAAACTTGACCCTACATATCAGTACAAG TTTGTGGCCATCACCACTGACTATGAAAATCTGAAGAAGGACAGACCTGAATTCTGA